One window from the genome of Campylobacter concisus encodes:
- the ribH gene encoding 6,7-dimethyl-8-ribityllumazine synthase, protein MKIIEGNLALKGGEKVAIVGARFNHIITDRLVEGARDAFLRHGGDEANLSLILVPGAFEIPMALEKALASGKFDAVCCVGAVIRGSTPHFDYVSAETTKGIANVTLKYGKPVTFGVLTVDSIEQAIERAGSKAGNKGFEAMTGVIEMLSLYKNLEA, encoded by the coding sequence ATGAAAATAATCGAAGGAAATTTGGCTCTAAAAGGCGGTGAGAAGGTCGCCATAGTGGGCGCGAGGTTTAACCACATCATCACCGATAGGCTGGTCGAGGGCGCGAGGGACGCGTTTTTGCGTCACGGCGGGGATGAGGCGAATTTGAGCCTCATTTTGGTGCCGGGCGCGTTTGAGATACCGATGGCGCTTGAAAAGGCGCTAGCTAGCGGTAAATTTGACGCAGTTTGCTGCGTGGGAGCGGTTATCCGCGGCTCTACGCCTCACTTTGACTACGTTAGCGCCGAGACCACCAAGGGTATAGCAAACGTCACGCTAAAGTACGGCAAACCGGTGACATTTGGCGTTTTAACGGTAGATAGCATCGAACAAGCCATCGAGCGAGCTGGCTCAAAGGCCGGAAATAAGGGCTTTGAAGCGATGACGGGCGTGATCGAGATGCTAAGCTTATATAAAAATTTGGAGGCGTAA
- a CDS encoding DMT family transporter has translation MQTKGFLWVLGGAVAECGWAYGLKHAQSAVGFALTAALVCVSFVSFMKAMKYLPVSVAYTVFVGLGAFFVVIAEIVSEFRASGQMPDALRLFFIATLIAGVLGLKRLKS, from the coding sequence ATGCAAACTAAGGGCTTTTTGTGGGTGCTAGGCGGCGCGGTCGCCGAATGCGGCTGGGCGTACGGGCTAAAACACGCCCAAAGCGCCGTAGGATTCGCGCTTACTGCCGCGTTAGTCTGCGTTAGCTTCGTATCGTTTATGAAGGCTATGAAATACTTGCCCGTTAGCGTCGCGTATACCGTATTCGTGGGGCTTGGAGCGTTTTTTGTGGTGATCGCCGAGATCGTGAGCGAATTTCGCGCGAGCGGTCAGATGCCGGATGCTTTGCGGCTATTTTTCATAGCGACGCTGATCGCGGGCGTACTGGGGCTAAAGAGGCTAAAATCTTGA
- the nusB gene encoding transcription antitermination factor NusB yields MATRHQVRQAVVSLLYSNEINPVTAAFEEEFLEEKKIRNERKSEAQQTFKEVLTNKEKLDEILKPYLKDGDFSKVGATELAILRLGLYEMKFSQTDKAVIINEAIELAKELGSDQAPKFINGVLDKLKDDL; encoded by the coding sequence ATGGCGACTCGTCATCAGGTTAGGCAGGCCGTCGTTTCGCTACTATACTCAAACGAGATAAATCCGGTAACTGCTGCATTTGAAGAGGAATTTTTAGAAGAGAAAAAGATAAGAAACGAGCGAAAAAGTGAGGCGCAGCAGACTTTTAAAGAGGTGCTCACAAATAAAGAAAAACTAGATGAAATTTTAAAGCCATATCTAAAAGACGGCGATTTTAGCAAAGTTGGTGCAACCGAACTAGCAATCCTTAGACTCGGACTTTATGAGATGAAATTTAGCCAAACGGATAAGGCTGTCATCATAAACGAAGCGATCGAGCTTGCGAAAGAGCTTGGAAGTGATCAGGCGCCAAAATTTATAAACGGTGTACTTGATAAGCTAAAGGACGATCTGTGA
- a CDS encoding DMT family transporter, whose product MMHVLALLAAGCCEVLGVFFLTKFQKSVGVKKAANFLILVANFALSLWLLSYAMQAMAVAYAIWTSIGAIGAVGVGVVFNGEKMSAQKAFYLSLITLSAVMLKII is encoded by the coding sequence TTGATGCACGTTTTAGCTCTTTTGGCGGCCGGGTGCTGCGAGGTTTTGGGCGTGTTTTTTCTAACCAAATTTCAAAAAAGCGTCGGCGTGAAAAAAGCGGCGAATTTTTTGATTTTGGTCGCAAATTTCGCCCTTTCGCTCTGGCTTTTGAGCTACGCGATGCAGGCGATGGCGGTGGCGTACGCGATTTGGACGAGTATCGGAGCGATCGGAGCTGTGGGCGTCGGAGTGGTTTTTAACGGCGAAAAAATGAGCGCGCAAAAGGCGTTTTATCTATCGCTAATAACGCTAAGCGCGGTAATGTTAAAGATAATTTAA
- the pyrF gene encoding orotidine-5'-phosphate decarboxylase: protein MRLCVALDMASREENLALASELKGLDLWLKVGLRSYLRDGAKFIEELKELGNFKIFLDLKLYDIPNTMADAAEVVSKIGVDMINVHASAGERAMKTVMDRLAGLGSRPLVLAVSALTSFSESEFDAIYNDTIARAVRKFSQMSFEAGLDGMVCSVFESKLIKDVTNEKFITLCPGVRPFGESAGDQKRVANLVSAKQEGSDFIVVGRPIYENVNPREICERILEQI from the coding sequence GTGAGGCTCTGCGTCGCACTTGATATGGCTAGTCGTGAAGAGAATTTAGCCCTTGCTAGCGAGCTAAAAGGGCTTGATCTTTGGCTAAAAGTAGGGCTTAGAAGCTATCTTAGGGATGGGGCAAAATTTATAGAAGAGCTAAAAGAGCTTGGAAATTTTAAAATTTTCCTCGATCTAAAGCTCTATGATATCCCAAACACGATGGCTGATGCGGCCGAAGTCGTCTCAAAAATCGGCGTAGATATGATAAATGTGCATGCTAGCGCTGGTGAACGTGCGATGAAGACAGTTATGGATAGGCTAGCTGGTCTTGGAAGCCGTCCTTTGGTGCTCGCAGTATCGGCACTTACTAGCTTTAGTGAGAGCGAATTTGACGCTATTTATAACGATACGATCGCAAGAGCTGTTAGAAAATTTAGCCAGATGAGTTTTGAAGCAGGGCTTGATGGAATGGTCTGTTCTGTTTTTGAAAGCAAGCTCATCAAAGATGTAACAAATGAGAAATTTATCACTCTTTGCCCTGGTGTTAGGCCTTTTGGCGAGAGCGCTGGAGATCAAAAAAGAGTAGCAAACTTAGTGAGCGCAAAGCAAGAGGGTAGTGATTTTATCGTTGTTGGTAGGCCGATTTATGAGAATGTAAATCCAAGAGAAATTTGTGAAAGAATTTTGGAGCAAATTTAA
- the der gene encoding ribosome biogenesis GTPase Der — MQKVILVGKPNVGKSSLFNRLAGRRIAITSDVSGTTRDTNKAKIEVEGKECILIDSGGLDDSSELFKNVKAKTLAEARNSDVILYMVDGKMMPDDEDRAIFYELSKLNLPIALVINKIDSKKDEQREWEFISFGAKNSFGISVSHNTGIDELSMWLAKHIEDKVQIKADTSEDFDDFLENYNDEGELSDEIDYESKNIRVGIIGRVNVGKSSLLNALVKESRAVVSDVAGTTIDPVNEIYEHDGRVFEFVDTAGIRKRGKIEGIERYALNRTEKILEETDVALLVLDSSEPLTELDERIAGIASKFELGVIIVLNKWDKSSEEFDELCKEIKDRFKFLAYAPIISVSALGGKRVHKIYPLIVEIYKNYTQKIQTSKLNEVIGEATKAHPLPRDKGRVVKIYYAVQFKTAPIMIALIMNRPKCLHFSYKRYLTNKLRESFNLTGVPIVLIPKKRGESDENKEQ; from the coding sequence TTGCAAAAAGTAATATTAGTAGGCAAGCCAAATGTCGGCAAAAGCTCACTTTTTAACCGCTTAGCTGGTCGTCGTATCGCTATAACAAGCGATGTTAGCGGCACCACAAGAGATACGAACAAAGCTAAGATCGAGGTTGAGGGCAAAGAGTGCATTTTAATTGATAGCGGCGGCCTTGATGATAGTAGCGAGCTTTTTAAAAATGTAAAAGCAAAGACCTTGGCAGAGGCTAGAAATTCAGACGTCATCTTATACATGGTCGATGGCAAAATGATGCCAGATGACGAGGATAGAGCTATTTTTTACGAGCTTAGCAAGCTAAATTTACCAATCGCTCTAGTCATCAACAAAATAGACAGCAAAAAAGACGAACAAAGAGAGTGGGAATTTATAAGCTTTGGCGCTAAAAATTCCTTTGGAATTTCCGTAAGTCACAACACAGGCATAGATGAGCTTAGCATGTGGCTAGCAAAGCATATAGAAGACAAAGTACAGATAAAGGCCGATACGAGCGAAGATTTTGATGATTTTTTAGAAAACTATAACGACGAGGGCGAGCTAAGCGACGAGATAGACTATGAGAGCAAAAACATTAGAGTTGGCATCATAGGCCGCGTAAATGTCGGCAAAAGCTCACTCCTAAATGCTCTTGTAAAAGAGAGTCGCGCCGTCGTTAGCGACGTGGCAGGCACTACGATTGATCCAGTTAATGAAATTTACGAGCATGATGGCAGAGTTTTTGAGTTTGTCGATACTGCTGGTATCAGAAAGCGTGGCAAGATCGAGGGTATCGAGAGATACGCACTAAATAGAACTGAGAAAATTTTAGAAGAGACAGACGTTGCGCTACTTGTACTTGATAGCTCTGAGCCACTAACCGAGCTTGATGAGCGTATCGCTGGTATCGCCTCTAAATTTGAGCTCGGCGTCATCATCGTGCTAAACAAATGGGATAAAAGCAGCGAAGAATTTGACGAGCTTTGTAAAGAGATAAAGGATAGGTTTAAATTCTTAGCATATGCACCGATAATTAGCGTCTCGGCACTTGGTGGCAAAAGAGTGCATAAAATTTACCCACTCATAGTTGAAATTTATAAAAACTACACCCAAAAAATCCAAACTTCAAAGCTAAATGAAGTGATCGGCGAAGCGACCAAAGCACACCCACTGCCACGAGATAAAGGCAGAGTTGTGAAAATCTACTACGCAGTGCAGTTTAAGACAGCGCCGATCATGATAGCGCTCATAATGAACCGCCCAAAATGCCTGCACTTTAGCTACAAACGCTATTTAACAAATAAGCTTAGAGAGAGCTTTAATCTAACTGGCGTGCCTATCGTGCTAATCCCTAAAAAACGTGGAGAGAGCGATGAAAACAAAGAACAATAA
- the kdsA gene encoding 3-deoxy-8-phosphooctulonate synthase: MILIAGPCVIESEQLVFDVAKRLVKFNEDKRIDFYFKSSFDKANRTSISSFRGPGLEKGCEILAKVKKEFGFKILTDIHESYQAAPVGEVADVLQIPAFLCRQTDLLVAAAKTKAVVNIKKGQFLAASAMKHSVKKVLETRGIKGDGYEVAKQNGVWLTERGSTFGYGNLVVDMRNLVLMREFAPVIFDATHSVQMPSALGEKSGGDARFVPYLARAAAAAGVDGFFYETHVNPCEALCDGPNMLNLDELDANIAQIFKIKDALGDAN, from the coding sequence ATGATACTAATAGCAGGTCCTTGCGTCATCGAAAGCGAACAGCTCGTTTTTGACGTGGCAAAAAGGCTGGTTAAATTTAACGAAGATAAGCGGATAGATTTTTATTTCAAATCAAGCTTTGACAAGGCAAATCGCACGAGTATAAGCTCGTTTCGCGGACCCGGACTTGAAAAAGGGTGCGAAATTTTAGCCAAAGTAAAAAAGGAATTCGGCTTTAAAATTTTAACCGATATCCACGAGAGCTACCAGGCCGCGCCCGTAGGCGAAGTGGCCGACGTGTTGCAAATCCCGGCGTTTTTGTGCCGTCAGACCGATCTGCTCGTAGCTGCTGCCAAAACAAAAGCGGTGGTAAATATTAAAAAAGGGCAGTTTTTAGCGGCGTCTGCGATGAAGCATTCGGTAAAAAAAGTGCTAGAAACGCGCGGCATAAAGGGCGATGGTTACGAGGTTGCTAAACAAAACGGAGTGTGGCTAACGGAGCGAGGCAGCACCTTTGGCTACGGAAATTTAGTCGTAGATATGAGAAATTTGGTGCTGATGAGGGAGTTTGCACCCGTGATTTTCGACGCGACGCATAGCGTGCAGATGCCGTCGGCTTTGGGTGAGAAAAGCGGCGGTGACGCGAGATTCGTGCCGTATCTAGCGCGAGCTGCGGCGGCTGCTGGTGTGGACGGATTTTTTTACGAGACGCACGTAAATCCTTGCGAGGCGCTTTGTGACGGGCCGAATATGCTAAATTTGGACGAGCTAGACGCAAATATCGCTCAAATTTTTAAGATAAAAGACGCCTTAGGCGATGCAAACTAA
- a CDS encoding DMT family transporter, whose translation MLKRFYISHLGIFYMLFACFMFAVTGAFAKYLSKDMPSIEVVFFRNLIGLFIVIYAIYRFPFKQAGGHFFLLMFRGFVGTVALFAFFYNVAHVNLATAFTFQKTNPIFTAILAAFIFKERLSSLGWFAVFLGFGGILLVIQPNLGISKTDIIGVWSGLGAAIAYTSVKELNKSYGTNVIVLSFMLWGSFLPLICMGLAEFFTYEPLDFLFSKFSMPSWYNVVFILLMGLSGYFFQSYMTKAFAVGKKAGVIAAVSYADVIFTLIIGYFMGDVLPNQTALLGILLVIVSGILVVKEK comes from the coding sequence ATGTTAAAAAGGTTTTATATTTCGCATCTTGGCATTTTTTATATGCTCTTTGCTTGCTTTATGTTTGCCGTTACTGGCGCATTTGCAAAGTATCTTAGCAAAGATATGCCATCTATCGAAGTTGTATTTTTTAGAAATTTAATAGGCCTTTTTATCGTTATTTATGCCATTTATAGATTTCCATTTAAGCAAGCTGGTGGACACTTTTTCTTGCTGATGTTTCGTGGTTTTGTGGGCACTGTCGCACTTTTTGCTTTTTTTTACAATGTCGCTCATGTAAATTTGGCCACAGCTTTTACATTTCAAAAGACAAATCCAATCTTTACAGCTATCCTCGCAGCCTTTATTTTCAAAGAGCGTCTAAGCTCACTTGGCTGGTTTGCTGTATTTTTGGGATTTGGTGGAATTTTGCTTGTTATCCAGCCAAATTTAGGCATAAGCAAGACTGATATTATCGGTGTTTGGAGCGGCCTTGGAGCGGCGATCGCATACACAAGTGTAAAGGAGCTAAACAAGAGCTACGGTACAAATGTTATAGTGTTAAGTTTTATGCTTTGGGGCTCGTTTTTGCCACTTATTTGCATGGGTTTGGCAGAATTTTTCACCTACGAGCCACTTGATTTTTTGTTTTCAAAATTTAGCATGCCAAGCTGGTATAACGTTGTTTTTATCTTGCTAATGGGGCTTAGCGGATATTTTTTTCAGTCGTACATGACAAAGGCGTTTGCGGTTGGTAAAAAGGCCGGAGTGATCGCTGCAGTTAGCTACGCAGACGTCATTTTTACGCTTATAATTGGCTATTTTATGGGTGATGTATTACCAAATCAAACAGCACTTTTAGGTATCTTGCTAGTAATAGTGAGCGGAATTTTAGTTGTGAAAGAAAAATAA
- a CDS encoding retention module-containing protein has product MAKEAGVVKFISGKAVAIDQNGNERELKVGDILYMGESIKTSDTADKITIVSNNGKEITIVGNDTLALNQSTIGTEGLADVSDLQNAILNGGDLTKLEETAAGGNTAAGGGDGVSLSDAKFAEGGHYSNINATYRNLSDTNRAFASYDSPISGYNGGDDTIIPSNPLVTFISDLNNDGTLSRVEHARDTNLNTSKVLITIPNDGTVRAGDILNITITKPDGNTENKTIPITPTIISNGYQFDAPIQTGKISKVDATITNFQGNVSGRSEDSVTSSGFSTPEVKFTEDNSPDNNLLTYTENAKDGKLNETPVLITVKDVIVGDVLHVTLTKPDGTTESKNVTINQNIIDNGYKIDNMPVEHGKPSKVEAYVADSTNTMRSATASDSTTLDVKPTLTFTEDQDNNGYLYDPENSQDNNFRSTTVEITLPKDVVVGDKIVITYTDPLHPSQNLEKSITLTQEMIDNQKVNTSLPIFPDVRTSASVHVVDKNNVRKSEESDQDSVMPIGRNLEMTLPEEKTLHEISRQESMDEHEVNETTALIRLPNKIDNGDIVTLTINEPTNGVYTRNFTINMNDKGEVTSITEIGNGGQNFPLTKESYNQYSFKVPGFDLRNGQDTTIRASITNMTPGRHTSINESEVSASLEYVKKPEVKFEEAKGAKSMSREQAMSDHDLNSTTVTIKLPKNAVSGDKLTVTIKEPNEATAREIKYTIGKDNNGKFFVKDSDGNKIDTDTDGRSFKISGIKTATGLETKVTAEIKDKDGIQHAEDTSTVTISNINDMAVYFKEDADRNVSLTRAESKDADGDLHKTTVVVKVPNNVIAGDVVTVKIDNGTSPKTYKVTGRDPSGKIILEDTSTHTSITASDKNEIEIPGVEIIAGKTINVTTETTDASGGKKAEAQNHNTLEKLHEDMEITFKKDTNNDGILGSTEATGATTIATIKLPSNFVLGDKLIVESHNEDTPNNKTTKTYEIVKDNNGKLIAKNGSEELDITDDTDGNKVVKYTLGLTEDHKTIINAKVTDNTGADKVETNSDITLDAQGSGSGTGFRLFIDEDKDRNGVLSRDEAMKDGNLNTTSATLQIPTTVNSGDTIKVKVNGGAEQEYTVVSNVSNRITLKFPDNHTELLPTDNKLKISNVHIDKDHPAVVEATINGVTKTAKATLESVDTKNLKIEFVEDNASRDNVIDRDEAILDNDIKKTIISVQVPHNVTNGDKVAVTIKEPQANGTTGSRTITYTVSKTANGKISLTDDSDTTHTPHELENNTIKIPGVAMLPGRETSAVATITNGAETTTSSEAKAKLAPLSEAGLSVSIVADKNDNGIISRDELDEYKKDNPNNNTPKVKVSIPGSVIKGDKIDVEITNPDNSKVIKHYEVDSKDVNGNITLKDVTDPAHTFTYPKQVNANHPLEFDVGIAVGKETKAEVTLTDTFGESKTVSDTAHAEIDAIRGIMFNKDIKTSESGERSTTVKVYLNEDARDGDTVEFKYTDPDNHHALTKTATYTLSATDIAKGTFDQELDINARSAYDLNVKASLKTSDGLESKSYEPYKPLHIGVENYTVKYDATKDMKGGEGNDTLVFDKQIVDLRGIANLDSKVESFENLELKGKTEIKFNVQNILDITDNHDTVLKIKGGDVDANGNKITKVDLDHKWDRDSNYDASGFKGYSSIDQINGKTIHIQIDDKIHTDL; this is encoded by the coding sequence TTGGCTAAAGAAGCTGGAGTAGTAAAATTTATTAGTGGCAAGGCGGTCGCTATCGATCAAAACGGAAATGAGAGAGAGCTAAAAGTAGGTGACATCCTTTATATGGGGGAGAGTATCAAGACAAGTGATACCGCTGATAAAATAACAATCGTTTCAAATAATGGAAAAGAGATTACGATTGTAGGCAATGATACACTTGCTTTAAATCAAAGTACTATAGGCACGGAAGGCTTGGCAGATGTTAGTGATTTGCAAAATGCTATTTTAAATGGTGGAGATTTAACAAAACTTGAAGAGACCGCAGCTGGTGGAAATACTGCTGCTGGTGGTGGAGATGGCGTTAGCCTAAGTGACGCTAAATTTGCTGAGGGTGGTCACTACTCAAACATTAATGCAACATATAGAAATTTAAGTGATACAAACAGAGCTTTTGCATCATACGATAGCCCAATAAGCGGATACAATGGCGGAGATGATACTATAATCCCAAGCAATCCTCTTGTAACTTTTATAAGCGATCTTAATAACGATGGTACTTTAAGCAGGGTTGAGCATGCACGTGATACAAATTTAAATACTTCAAAAGTTCTTATTACAATTCCAAACGATGGCACAGTAAGGGCTGGAGATATACTAAATATCACTATAACTAAGCCAGATGGTAATACTGAAAATAAAACAATTCCTATCACTCCAACTATCATAAGCAATGGTTATCAGTTTGATGCACCAATACAGACTGGCAAAATTTCAAAAGTTGATGCAACTATTACAAATTTTCAAGGAAATGTTAGTGGTAGAAGTGAAGATAGCGTAACTTCAAGTGGCTTTAGTACTCCAGAGGTTAAATTTACAGAAGATAACAGCCCTGATAATAATCTATTAACATATACTGAAAATGCTAAAGATGGCAAATTAAATGAAACTCCAGTACTTATAACTGTAAAAGATGTGATTGTAGGAGATGTGCTTCATGTGACTTTGACAAAACCTGATGGAACAACCGAGTCTAAAAATGTAACTATCAATCAAAACATAATAGACAATGGATATAAGATAGACAATATGCCAGTTGAACATGGCAAGCCTTCAAAAGTAGAAGCTTACGTAGCAGATAGCACAAATACGATGAGAAGTGCAACTGCAAGCGACTCTACTACTCTTGATGTAAAACCGACTTTGACATTTACAGAAGATCAAGACAACAATGGCTACTTATATGATCCAGAAAATAGTCAAGACAATAACTTTAGAAGCACGACAGTAGAGATAACTTTACCAAAAGATGTGGTTGTTGGTGATAAGATTGTCATAACTTATACTGATCCATTACATCCATCTCAAAATTTAGAAAAATCTATCACTCTTACACAAGAGATGATTGATAATCAAAAAGTAAATACATCTCTTCCAATATTTCCAGATGTAAGAACATCAGCTAGTGTTCATGTGGTAGATAAAAACAATGTTCGAAAAAGTGAAGAGTCAGATCAAGATAGTGTAATGCCTATTGGTAGAAATTTAGAAATGACATTACCAGAAGAAAAGACTCTTCATGAAATTTCAAGACAAGAAAGTATGGATGAGCATGAAGTAAATGAGACAACAGCTCTTATAAGACTTCCGAATAAAATAGATAATGGTGACATAGTTACACTTACTATAAACGAGCCTACAAATGGCGTTTATACAAGAAATTTCACTATAAATATGAATGATAAAGGTGAGGTAACAAGTATAACAGAGATCGGCAATGGCGGACAAAATTTCCCATTGACAAAAGAGAGTTATAATCAATACTCATTTAAAGTACCAGGTTTTGATCTAAGAAATGGACAAGATACGACTATCAGAGCTAGCATCACAAACATGACACCAGGCAGACATACATCTATAAATGAGTCAGAAGTATCGGCTAGTTTAGAATATGTAAAAAAACCTGAAGTTAAATTTGAAGAAGCTAAAGGTGCTAAGAGTATGAGCAGAGAACAAGCTATGAGTGATCATGATCTTAATAGCACAACAGTCACTATAAAGCTTCCTAAAAATGCAGTAAGTGGAGATAAACTAACTGTAACTATAAAAGAGCCAAATGAAGCTACTGCTAGAGAAATAAAATATACTATTGGAAAAGATAATAATGGTAAGTTCTTTGTAAAAGATAGCGATGGCAATAAAATAGATACAGATACAGATGGTAGAAGCTTTAAAATTTCTGGCATTAAAACAGCAACTGGTCTAGAAACTAAAGTAACAGCTGAGATAAAAGATAAAGATGGTATTCAGCATGCAGAAGATACAAGCACGGTTACTATCTCAAATATAAACGATATGGCAGTATATTTCAAAGAGGATGCTGACCGTAACGTATCCTTAACGAGAGCAGAGAGTAAAGACGCGGATGGCGACCTACATAAAACGACAGTAGTAGTAAAAGTGCCAAATAACGTTATAGCTGGCGATGTGGTAACTGTAAAAATAGATAATGGCACTTCACCTAAAACTTATAAGGTTACAGGTAGAGACCCAAGCGGTAAAATCATACTAGAAGATACTTCTACTCATACTTCTATAACTGCAAGTGATAAAAACGAGATAGAAATTCCTGGCGTAGAGATCATTGCTGGCAAGACCATCAATGTAACTACTGAGACCACCGATGCAAGTGGCGGCAAGAAAGCCGAAGCTCAAAATCATAATACTCTTGAAAAGCTTCATGAAGATATGGAGATAACTTTTAAAAAAGATACCAATAATGATGGTATTTTGGGCAGCACAGAGGCAACTGGAGCGACTACTATAGCAACTATCAAGCTTCCTTCAAATTTTGTTTTAGGTGATAAATTAATAGTAGAGTCACACAACGAAGACACACCAAATAATAAAACGACCAAGACATATGAGATAGTAAAAGACAATAACGGCAAATTAATAGCCAAAAATGGTAGTGAAGAGCTTGATATTACCGATGATACTGATGGCAATAAGGTGGTCAAATATACACTTGGCTTAACAGAAGATCATAAGACTATCATTAATGCCAAGGTTACTGATAATACTGGTGCTGATAAGGTTGAGACAAATAGCGATATTACGCTTGATGCTCAAGGTAGCGGTTCTGGAACAGGCTTTAGGCTATTTATTGATGAGGATAAAGATAGAAATGGTGTTCTAAGTAGAGATGAGGCTATGAAGGATGGAAATTTAAATACCACTTCGGCAACACTTCAAATACCAACCACTGTAAATAGCGGTGATACTATAAAAGTTAAGGTAAATGGTGGGGCAGAACAAGAATATACTGTTGTTTCAAATGTCAGCAATCGTATTACTCTAAAATTTCCAGATAATCACACTGAATTACTTCCAACAGATAATAAGCTAAAAATTTCTAATGTTCATATCGATAAAGATCATCCAGCAGTGGTTGAAGCTACTATAAATGGAGTAACAAAGACAGCTAAAGCTACATTAGAATCAGTAGATACTAAAAATTTAAAGATTGAATTTGTTGAAGATAATGCAAGTAGAGACAATGTAATAGATAGAGATGAAGCTATTTTGGACAATGATATAAAAAAGACAATTATAAGCGTTCAGGTGCCGCATAATGTCACAAATGGTGATAAGGTAGCAGTAACAATAAAAGAACCTCAAGCTAATGGTACAACAGGGTCTAGAACCATAACTTATACTGTTTCAAAAACTGCTAATGGTAAAATTTCATTAACAGATGATAGTGATACTACTCATACTCCACATGAACTAGAAAATAACACTATAAAAATTCCTGGCGTTGCTATGCTTCCAGGTCGCGAAACTAGTGCAGTAGCTACTATAACAAATGGTGCTGAGACTACAACTAGTAGCGAAGCAAAAGCTAAACTTGCACCTTTAAGTGAAGCGGGATTAAGTGTAAGCATAGTTGCTGACAAAAATGACAATGGCATTATCTCAAGAGATGAGTTAGACGAATACAAAAAAGATAATCCAAACAACAATACTCCAAAAGTAAAAGTTTCTATCCCAGGAAGTGTGATAAAAGGCGATAAAATAGATGTTGAGATAACAAATCCTGACAACTCTAAAGTAATTAAACATTATGAAGTTGATAGCAAAGATGTCAATGGCAATATAACATTAAAGGACGTGACAGATCCTGCTCATACATTTACTTATCCTAAACAAGTAAATGCAAATCATCCTCTTGAGTTTGATGTAGGTATCGCAGTTGGTAAAGAAACAAAAGCTGAAGTTACTCTAACTGACACATTTGGTGAAAGCAAAACAGTAAGCGATACGGCACATGCTGAAATCGATGCTATAAGAGGTATCATGTTTAATAAAGATATAAAAACCTCAGAAAGTGGTGAAAGATCTACTACGGTCAAAGTTTATCTTAATGAAGATGCTAGAGATGGAGATACGGTAGAGTTTAAATACACTGATCCAGACAACCACCATGCACTAACCAAGACCGCAACATATACTCTATCGGCTACAGATATAGCAAAAGGCACATTTGACCAAGAGCTTGATATCAATGCAAGATCAGCCTATGATCTAAATGTTAAAGCCTCACTTAAAACTTCAGATGGCTTAGAGTCTAAATCTTATGAGCCTTATAAACCACTTCATATAGGCGTTGAAAACTATACGGTTAAATATGATGCAACAAAAGATATGAAAGGTGGTGAAGGTAATGATACTTTGGTGTTTGATAAGCAAATAGTTGATCTTAGAGGCATTGCTAATCTTGATTCAAAAGTGGAAAGCTTTGAAAATCTTGAGCTTAAAGGAAAGACAGAGATCAAATTTAATGTACAAAATATCCTTGATATCACTGATAACCATGATACGGTGCTTAAGATAAAAGGTGGTGATGTTGATGCTAATGGCAATAAAATCACAAAAGTTGATCTAGATCACAAATGGGATCGTGACTCTAACTACGACGCTAGTGGCTTTAAAGGCTACTCAAGCATAGATCAAATAAATGGAAAAACTATCCATATCCAAATAGACGATAAAATCCATACCGATCTTTAA